One Chloroflexota bacterium genomic window carries:
- a CDS encoding metal ABC transporter permease, with protein sequence MFELPAGPPRAPARPHPGRTLDALRRPGGRPRPRRAPRVRKRPAPPPLAVPSIFQYEFMLRALAGGALVGVLAPILGTFVVLRRYSLIADTLAHVALMGVAIGMASRFLPALTALVAAVLGAVVVEQLRVRGRLPGDAALAVVLYGSLAIAIVVISAAGGFNVDLFSFLFGSILSVSPLDLWLLAGLTAGVVIFVAVFYVDLAQLAFDEELAKVSGVRTDLLNLALAVLTGATITMSMRVVGVLLIGALLVIPVLTGLHTARGLRMAMGVAVVTGLVSAGAGLTIAFYRDFSAGGAIVITALLLLLLSRLWSSLNEWVRGSRRQETD encoded by the coding sequence ATGTTTGAACTGCCGGCTGGTCCGCCACGGGCCCCCGCACGACCTCACCCGGGACGAACTCTCGATGCTTTACGGCGTCCCGGTGGACGTCCTCGTCCACGACGAGCGCCACGAGTTCGAAAGCGTCCTGCACCACCACCGCTAGCCGTGCCGAGCATTTTCCAGTACGAATTCATGCTGCGCGCCCTGGCGGGCGGTGCATTGGTGGGCGTTCTGGCGCCCATTCTGGGCACGTTCGTCGTGCTGCGCCGTTATTCGCTTATCGCCGACACGCTGGCGCACGTGGCGCTGATGGGGGTCGCGATCGGCATGGCCTCGAGATTCCTACCCGCGCTGACGGCGTTGGTCGCGGCGGTGCTGGGTGCGGTCGTGGTCGAACAACTGCGCGTCCGCGGCCGGCTGCCGGGGGATGCGGCTCTGGCGGTTGTGCTCTACGGCTCACTGGCGATCGCCATCGTGGTGATCAGCGCTGCAGGCGGCTTCAATGTGGACCTGTTTTCGTTCCTTTTCGGCTCGATCCTGAGCGTGTCGCCGCTGGACCTTTGGTTGCTGGCCGGTTTGACGGCGGGAGTCGTGATATTCGTGGCCGTGTTTTACGTGGACTTGGCGCAACTGGCGTTCGACGAGGAACTGGCCAAAGTAAGCGGCGTCCGCACCGACTTGCTCAACCTCGCCCTGGCGGTGCTGACCGGGGCGACCATCACGATGTCAATGCGGGTGGTCGGCGTTCTTTTGATCGGGGCCTTGCTGGTAATACCGGTGCTGACCGGCCTGCACACGGCGCGCGGACTCCGAATGGCCATGGGCGTCGCGGTCGTGACCGGCCTTGTGAGCGCTGGCGCCGGCCTGACGATCGCGTTTTACAGGGACTTTTCAGCCGGCGGGGCGATCGTGATCACGGCGCTGCTGCTGCTGCTGCTTTCGCGGCTCTGGTCGAGCTTGAACGAGTGGGTGCGCGGCTCCCGGCGTCAGGAAACGGATTAA
- a CDS encoding Ldh family oxidoreductase, with amino-acid sequence MVAARRRILLLAAAPVRLQRRRGGAGRGRAGRRRLGGFLVPPRRARRQLSANRLFIRNLGPDPRRRRNLLPGVAQANLAPAHNGPNATGGQRQVSDQENAVRLDAGELEDFSTALFVACGVPAKDAGLTARSLVWADLRGIYSHGVVRLQPGYLKALQSGANNPRPEISVLLDGPAFAVFDGDRGMGQVAAERAVQTAMGKARESGIGLTCVRNSRHFGAAAYWPYLAAEEQMIGFSSSNGGVVNTAPYGGARSVMGNNPHAWVIPAGNDRPVILDMATGVAAMGKVMMARLHDQPLPEGWCMDSDGNDTTDPHAAVSMLPAGGAKGYAIGYVLDLISGALAGALTSPVKSLGGISGDEADQTGMTFLVIDIAAVTDAADFAATAEQTAAIVRQTPPRPGFDRVYVPGEIEWNTYDDRIVNGIPASQAEISVLAQMASEQGIESIC; translated from the coding sequence TTGGTCGCGGCCCGAAGGCGGATTCTTCTGCTGGCTGCAGCTCCCGTCCGGCTGCAGCGGCGTCGAGGTGGAGCGGGCCGTGGCCGAGCGGGGCGTCGACGTCTGGGCGGGTTCCTGGTTCCGCCCCGACGGGCGCGACGACAGCTGTCTGCGAATCGCCTTTTCATTCGCAACCTTGGACCAGATCCGCGAAGGCGCCGAAATCTTCTGCCGGGAGTTGCGCAGGCTAATCTAGCCCCCGCCCATAATGGGCCGAACGCAACCGGAGGGCAACGCCAAGTGAGCGATCAGGAAAACGCCGTCCGCCTGGACGCGGGCGAGCTGGAAGACTTCAGCACGGCGCTGTTCGTCGCCTGCGGAGTTCCCGCTAAAGATGCCGGGCTGACCGCCCGCAGCCTGGTGTGGGCCGACCTGCGCGGAATCTATTCGCACGGGGTCGTTCGCCTCCAGCCCGGCTACCTGAAGGCGCTGCAGTCCGGGGCCAACAATCCGCGCCCGGAAATTTCGGTGCTGCTGGACGGCCCGGCGTTCGCGGTCTTCGACGGCGACCGGGGGATGGGCCAGGTGGCCGCCGAGCGAGCAGTGCAGACTGCCATGGGCAAGGCCCGGGAGAGCGGAATCGGCCTGACCTGCGTGCGCAACTCGCGCCACTTCGGTGCCGCCGCCTACTGGCCCTACCTGGCGGCCGAAGAACAGATGATCGGCTTCAGCAGCTCTAACGGCGGAGTGGTCAACACCGCGCCCTACGGCGGCGCCCGGTCGGTCATGGGCAACAACCCTCACGCCTGGGTGATCCCGGCCGGAAACGACCGGCCGGTCATCCTGGACATGGCCACCGGGGTGGCGGCGATGGGCAAGGTCATGATGGCCCGGCTTCACGACCAGCCGCTGCCGGAAGGGTGGTGCATGGATTCGGACGGGAACGATACGACCGACCCGCACGCGGCGGTTAGCATGCTCCCCGCCGGCGGGGCCAAGGGCTATGCCATCGGTTACGTCCTGGACCTTATATCCGGCGCCCTGGCCGGGGCGTTGACTTCACCGGTCAAGTCGCTTGGCGGAATCAGCGGCGACGAGGCCGATCAGACCGGCATGACCTTCCTGGTCATCGATATCGCCGCGGTCACCGACGCCGCCGATTTCGCCGCCACCGCCGAGCAAACCGCCGCCATCGTGCGCCAGACCCCGCCACGGCCCGGATTCGACCGCGTGTACGTCCCCGGCGAGATCGAATGGAATACCTACGACGACCGCATCGTCAACGGCATACCGGCGTCACAGGCCGAAATCAGCGTTCTGGCTCAGATGGCAAGCGAGCAGGGAATTGAGTCGATCTGCTGA
- a CDS encoding PLP-dependent aminotransferase family protein has protein sequence MTLAVPESGPADGPGDLLSAHGRLRRQLATDDPIESSTQIRFPLGGGQPDPDSFPMLRLAGSAHRVLESDPGALLYGAGQGYLPLREAVCRKTGRLEDLALDPDQVLITNGAAQALGLLATALIDPGDTVLIDEVSWGAGFFKGFGADLRPVRWDECGPLPQDIEDACRGRRVKAFYTIPTFQNPLGVTASVERRRQVLELADRHGFLIAEDDAYYELRFAGERVPSLFELAGGNRVVRTGTFSKILGAGTRLGWAMADRETTALLAAHKYDLGASPFTSRIVADFMQRHMFAHIRRLQGVYCSKRDALLSVLESELADLPVIWSRPEGGFFCWLQLPSGCSGVEVERAVAERGVDVWAGSWFRPDGRDDSCLRIAFSFATLDQIREGAEIFCRELRRLI, from the coding sequence TTGACCTTGGCAGTTCCTGAATCCGGTCCCGCCGACGGTCCGGGGGACCTTCTTTCGGCGCACGGGCGCCTGCGGCGGCAGCTGGCCACCGACGACCCGATCGAATCGAGCACCCAGATCCGATTCCCATTGGGGGGCGGGCAGCCCGACCCGGATTCCTTCCCCATGCTCAGGTTGGCGGGTTCGGCACACCGCGTCCTGGAATCGGACCCGGGCGCATTGCTGTACGGCGCCGGACAAGGCTATCTGCCGCTGCGGGAGGCCGTCTGCCGCAAGACCGGCAGGCTTGAGGATTTGGCGCTGGATCCCGACCAGGTGCTGATTACCAACGGCGCCGCCCAGGCGCTGGGGTTGCTGGCGACCGCCCTGATCGATCCCGGCGACACGGTGCTGATTGACGAGGTGAGCTGGGGGGCTGGGTTCTTCAAGGGGTTCGGAGCCGACCTGCGACCGGTCCGCTGGGACGAATGCGGTCCGTTGCCGCAGGACATCGAGGACGCCTGCCGGGGTCGGCGGGTTAAGGCGTTCTACACGATCCCGACGTTCCAGAACCCGCTCGGGGTGACCGCCAGCGTGGAGCGGCGCCGCCAGGTCCTGGAGCTTGCCGACCGGCACGGATTCCTGATAGCCGAAGACGACGCCTACTACGAGCTGCGGTTCGCCGGGGAACGAGTGCCGAGCCTATTCGAGCTGGCCGGCGGGAACCGCGTGGTGCGGACCGGCACTTTTTCAAAGATCCTGGGCGCCGGCACCCGCCTCGGCTGGGCGATGGCCGACCGCGAAACCACCGCCTTGCTCGCCGCCCACAAATACGACCTGGGAGCCAGTCCGTTCACCAGCCGCATCGTCGCCGATTTCATGCAGCGACACATGTTCGCCCACATCCGGCGGTTGCAGGGCGTGTATTGCTCAAAACGCGATGCATTGCTTTCCGTCCTAGAGTCCGAACTGGCCGACCTGCCGGTAATTTGGTCGCGGCCCGAAGGCGGATTCTTCTGCTGGCTGCAGCTCCCGTCCGGCTGCAGCGGCGTCGAGGTGGAGCGGGCCGTGGCCGAGCGGGGCGTCGACGTCTGGGCGGGTTCCTGGTTCCGCCCCGACGGGCGCGACGACAGCTGTCTGCGAATCGCCTTTTCATTCGCAACCTTGGACCAGATCCGCGAAGGCGCCGAAATCTTCTGCCGGGAGTTGCGCAGGCTAATCTAG
- a CDS encoding FAD-binding oxidoreductase produces the protein MAKPIYDFAIVGAGIAGSAGAYYLARAGRTCLLIEADEVASGASGFSAGLITPPIGLRLQPPLRDLMLAAFDLHQQLPETLGNGSGSGYELRHGGSVLVATEEVAAPALRSLLDDPVPRGRGARWLDPEQVTEVCPWIDQPQAGGIYEPSAGNLDPDRLTRAFCAAAQRAGARLAIDSVVSLEESGPGFRLRGSRDDYRAEQVLLAAGPWTGALAGQLGFEDSVYPLKGQILRLRLPPPHSAVGFSCPDGSYLSPRPDGQVWIGTTEESVGFDRATTDAARGLILARARRLSARIDESGVIAQTACLRPISRDGLPLIGPVPGVRGAWICTGHGRTGMLLGPVSARELVNLILERDTALALAPFDPVRLDAASAPRSFPAGESH, from the coding sequence ATGGCCAAACCGATCTACGACTTTGCGATCGTCGGCGCCGGCATAGCCGGGTCGGCGGGCGCCTACTACCTTGCCCGGGCGGGGCGGACCTGCCTGCTAATCGAAGCCGATGAGGTCGCCTCCGGCGCGTCCGGCTTTTCGGCCGGACTGATCACGCCCCCCATCGGATTGCGGCTCCAGCCGCCGCTGCGGGACCTGATGCTGGCCGCTTTCGATCTCCACCAGCAATTACCGGAGACGTTGGGGAACGGTTCCGGCTCAGGTTACGAGCTGCGGCATGGGGGAAGCGTGCTGGTAGCCACGGAGGAAGTCGCGGCCCCGGCCCTGCGTTCGCTGCTGGACGACCCGGTACCGCGCGGACGCGGCGCCCGCTGGCTGGACCCGGAGCAGGTCACGGAAGTTTGTCCCTGGATCGACCAGCCGCAGGCCGGAGGCATCTATGAACCGTCGGCCGGCAACCTGGACCCGGATCGCCTGACCCGCGCCTTTTGCGCCGCGGCGCAGCGCGCCGGCGCCCGCCTGGCGATCGATTCGGTGGTTTCGCTGGAGGAGTCGGGACCGGGATTTCGGCTGCGCGGATCGCGGGATGATTACCGCGCCGAGCAGGTGCTGCTGGCCGCCGGTCCCTGGACCGGAGCCCTGGCCGGTCAACTGGGGTTCGAGGACTCGGTTTACCCGCTCAAGGGCCAGATTCTGCGGTTGCGGCTTCCGCCGCCGCATTCCGCGGTCGGGTTCTCGTGCCCGGACGGCAGTTACCTATCACCGCGCCCCGACGGGCAGGTCTGGATCGGCACCACCGAGGAGTCGGTCGGATTCGACCGGGCAACGACCGACGCGGCGCGCGGCCTGATCCTGGCCCGGGCCCGCCGTCTTAGCGCGCGCATCGACGAATCAGGGGTGATCGCCCAGACGGCCTGCCTGCGGCCTATCTCCCGCGACGGGCTTCCCCTGATCGGCCCGGTGCCTGGTGTTCGCGGGGCCTGGATCTGCACGGGGCATGGGCGGACCGGGATGCTCCTGGGGCCGGTCAGCGCCCGCGAACTCGTCAACCTGATACTGGAACGCGACACCGCGCTGGCGCTGGCGCCTTTCGATCCGGTCCGGCTCGACGCCGCCAGCGCGCCGAGAAGTTTTCCAGCAGGGGAATCCCATTGA
- the groL gene encoding chaperonin GroEL, which translates to MPPKGVKFSDEARRDLIKGVDLLADIVGSTYGPRGRNVMYERFQSAEVTNDGDQIAKQFAESYSDPYMNIGVQIVKEAAMKTGEAVGDGTTSSVVLTQSIARQGLRNLAAGANAMILKRGIDRAAKMAHDHVRSIARPVASSEDIERVASIAANDPEIGEYIAEVMERVGNDGMVQIDESRSGVALSTRYVEGMQLDKGWVSPYFVTNAERMEAYLDRPRVLLADSKISSAGAFAPFLDKILAAGIRNLFIVATNIDGDALALLIMNKLRGKLNVAAIKAPSYGERMRSILMDIGAMTGGTVFSDHVGFSWQEADVSWLGQADRVTIGRLATILLESPGHDAAVQARAEQIRTQLETTESDWDREKLEERLARLTGGVGIISVGAATEVELRERKTRAEDGVSTTRAAVHGGIVPGGGACYLRAAESIDLEQFPEGDERTGAAIVKRALHGPLRRIAANAGAVPSLVIDSVLSSDDPWHGWNADSDEFGDLYEMGVVDAANVACIALDNATSAGTMLLTTEAMVAELPQPAAPVSPESMARDMHNMGVDGF; encoded by the coding sequence ATGCCGCCCAAGGGCGTAAAGTTCTCCGACGAAGCCCGTCGCGACCTGATCAAGGGCGTCGACCTGCTCGCCGACATCGTCGGCTCCACCTACGGGCCGCGAGGCCGCAACGTCATGTACGAGCGCTTCCAGTCCGCCGAGGTGACCAACGACGGCGACCAGATCGCCAAGCAGTTCGCCGAGTCCTACTCCGACCCCTACATGAACATCGGGGTCCAGATCGTCAAGGAAGCGGCGATGAAGACCGGCGAGGCGGTCGGCGACGGCACCACAAGTTCGGTGGTGCTTACCCAGTCGATCGCGCGTCAGGGGTTGCGCAACCTGGCCGCCGGAGCGAACGCGATGATCCTCAAGCGGGGCATTGACCGCGCCGCCAAGATGGCCCACGATCACGTCCGCTCGATCGCCCGGCCGGTGGCGAGCTCGGAAGACATCGAGCGGGTCGCCTCGATCGCGGCCAACGACCCCGAGATCGGCGAGTACATCGCCGAGGTAATGGAACGGGTCGGCAACGACGGCATGGTCCAGATCGACGAGTCGCGCAGCGGCGTGGCGCTTTCGACCCGCTACGTGGAAGGCATGCAGCTGGACAAGGGCTGGGTCTCGCCCTATTTCGTCACCAACGCCGAGCGCATGGAAGCCTATCTGGACCGGCCGCGCGTACTGCTGGCCGATTCGAAGATCTCCAGCGCCGGCGCGTTCGCGCCCTTCCTGGACAAGATCCTGGCCGCCGGAATCCGCAACCTGTTCATCGTGGCCACGAACATCGACGGCGACGCCCTAGCCCTGCTGATCATGAACAAGCTGCGCGGCAAGCTGAACGTGGCCGCGATCAAGGCGCCCTCCTACGGCGAACGGATGCGCTCCATCCTGATGGACATCGGCGCGATGACCGGCGGAACCGTCTTTTCCGACCATGTCGGCTTTTCCTGGCAGGAAGCCGATGTCAGCTGGCTCGGCCAAGCCGACCGGGTGACCATCGGACGCTTGGCCACGATCCTTTTGGAGAGCCCCGGTCACGACGCCGCGGTGCAGGCCCGCGCCGAACAGATTCGAACCCAGCTTGAAACCACCGAATCCGACTGGGACCGGGAAAAACTGGAAGAACGGCTGGCGCGCCTGACCGGCGGCGTCGGCATCATCTCGGTCGGGGCCGCCACCGAAGTGGAATTGCGCGAGCGCAAGACCCGCGCCGAAGACGGCGTATCGACTACCCGCGCGGCGGTCCACGGTGGGATCGTGCCCGGCGGCGGCGCCTGCTACCTGCGCGCAGCCGAGTCGATCGACCTTGAGCAGTTTCCGGAAGGTGACGAGCGGACCGGCGCCGCCATCGTGAAAAGGGCGCTGCACGGTCCTCTGCGGCGAATCGCCGCCAACGCCGGCGCGGTTCCCTCGCTGGTGATCGATTCGGTGCTCTCTTCCGACGACCCGTGGCACGGCTGGAATGCCGACAGCGACGAGTTCGGTGACCTGTACGAAATGGGTGTCGTCGACGCCGCCAACGTGGCCTGCATCGCCCTGGACAACGCCACCTCGGCCGGCACCATGCTGCTGACGACCGAGGCGATGGTGGCCGAACTGCCGCAGCCAGCGGCCCCGGTGTCTCCGGAGTCGATGGCCCGCGACATGCACAACATGGGCGTCGACGGGTTCTGA
- a CDS encoding co-chaperone GroES — MSDIKPLGDRLLIKPIEREEMTSSGLVLPDTAKEKPMEGEVVAAGPGARNDKGERAELDVKVGDTVLFAKYAGTEFKSDGVDYLIIAERDVLAVVG; from the coding sequence ATGTCCGACATCAAACCGCTCGGCGACCGACTGCTGATCAAGCCGATCGAGCGCGAAGAGATGACCAGTTCGGGATTGGTGCTGCCCGACACCGCCAAGGAAAAACCCATGGAGGGCGAGGTCGTGGCGGCCGGTCCGGGCGCCCGCAACGACAAGGGCGAACGCGCCGAGCTCGACGTGAAGGTCGGCGACACCGTGCTCTTTGCCAAATACGCTGGGACCGAATTCAAGTCCGACGGCGTGGACTACCTCATCATCGCCGAGCGCGACGTCCTCGCGGTGGTTGGATAA
- the larA gene encoding nickel-dependent lactate racemase: MTAIDLAYGRGRLRIELPTGARTIRPRFPAPLKDPRTALRLALADPLGASPLADCVGPEASLAIVFCDYTRPAPSRLMIEAVLEALPANHRGPIKLLNALGLHRPNTDAELAEMLGPELLARFSVIQPGSGGADYVDVGATSTGRPVRLCRDYVEADHRVTTGFVEPHFFAGFSGGAKLTLPGVAAPESILANHDAEMIDHPESTWGSTAANPIFREQREAAALCPPDLILNVALDAQKKITDVFCGELVAAHDRACRRVAASSIVAVDERFDLVISSNSGFPLDQNFYQAVKGLSAAARIVAPGGNLVIASECAEGLGHGHFGRYLERGLQPAELLASIRAQRRPLPDQWQAQILADIQSRSRVHVFSDGLDPAKVAAIGCLPCRDIGALARQLAGARPGLKIAVLPEGPLTIAKAA; this comes from the coding sequence TTGACCGCGATCGATCTGGCCTACGGGCGAGGACGCCTGCGCATCGAATTGCCCACCGGCGCGCGGACGATCAGGCCGCGCTTTCCCGCGCCGCTCAAAGATCCGCGGACAGCGCTCAGACTGGCGCTCGCCGACCCGCTGGGGGCCAGCCCGCTGGCCGATTGCGTAGGGCCGGAGGCGAGCCTGGCGATAGTTTTCTGCGACTACACCCGCCCGGCCCCGAGCCGTCTGATGATCGAGGCGGTCCTGGAGGCCCTGCCGGCCAATCACCGCGGGCCGATCAAGCTGCTCAACGCGCTTGGCCTGCACCGGCCCAACACGGATGCGGAGCTGGCGGAGATGCTGGGACCGGAGCTGCTGGCCAGGTTTTCGGTGATTCAACCGGGCAGCGGCGGCGCCGACTACGTGGACGTGGGCGCCACTTCGACCGGACGGCCGGTGCGCCTTTGCCGCGATTACGTGGAGGCCGACCACCGGGTAACGACCGGCTTCGTCGAACCACACTTTTTCGCCGGCTTCTCCGGCGGGGCAAAGCTCACCCTGCCAGGGGTGGCCGCGCCCGAATCCATCCTGGCCAACCACGACGCCGAGATGATTGACCATCCCGAATCGACCTGGGGCAGCACCGCCGCCAACCCGATCTTCCGCGAGCAGCGCGAGGCGGCCGCGCTGTGCCCGCCGGATTTGATCCTCAACGTGGCCCTTGACGCGCAGAAAAAGATCACCGACGTTTTCTGCGGCGAACTGGTGGCCGCCCACGACCGGGCCTGTCGCCGGGTGGCCGCCAGTTCAATAGTCGCGGTCGACGAGCGGTTCGACCTGGTGATCAGTTCGAACAGCGGGTTTCCCCTGGACCAGAACTTCTACCAGGCGGTCAAGGGTCTGTCGGCGGCGGCCCGCATCGTCGCCCCCGGCGGCAACCTGGTCATCGCCAGCGAATGCGCCGAGGGGCTCGGCCACGGCCATTTCGGGCGCTATCTGGAGCGCGGCCTGCAGCCTGCCGAGCTGCTTGCGAGCATCCGGGCGCAGCGGCGGCCGCTCCCCGACCAGTGGCAGGCCCAGATCCTGGCCGACATCCAATCGCGGTCGCGCGTGCATGTATTCAGCGACGGTCTCGATCCGGCGAAGGTAGCCGCAATCGGCTGCCTTCCCTGCCGCGACATCGGCGCGCTGGCCCGGCAGCTGGCGGGAGCGCGACCGGGTCTGAAGATCGCGGTGCTGCCGGAAGGCCCGCTCACCATCGCCAAGGCCGCGTAG
- a CDS encoding cyclase family protein: MAPPPRPLSSSPARCARFEPTEPPRRIKTRIYDISVPLDRDTPSHPDEPSIEVEVATRITDGANSNVSTLRMGTHSGTHVDPPAHFFDGTMTVDRLDLNMLCGPAYVTEILGVDEIGRDHLEAARIPPGVRRLLIKTSNSTKELLKQPEYQSQYSALMPGGARWIVDRGVKVVGIDYLSIEPMDSKRFDTHRVILGNRLAIAEGLDLANIIPGHYNLFCLPLKIARGDGAPARVILVEDL, encoded by the coding sequence ATCGCGCCGCCGCCCCGCCCGCTGTCATCAAGCCCAGCGCGGTGCGCCCGGTTCGAGCCGACCGAACCGCCCAGGAGAATCAAAACGCGCATCTACGACATTTCGGTTCCGCTCGACCGCGACACCCCCTCCCATCCCGACGAACCCTCGATCGAAGTCGAGGTGGCCACCCGGATCACGGACGGCGCCAACAGCAACGTATCCACGCTGCGAATGGGAACCCACTCGGGCACCCACGTCGACCCGCCGGCCCATTTTTTCGACGGCACCATGACGGTCGACCGGCTGGACCTGAACATGCTTTGCGGTCCGGCCTACGTGACCGAGATCCTCGGCGTCGATGAAATCGGCCGCGACCACCTCGAGGCCGCCCGAATTCCTCCGGGGGTGCGCCGGCTGCTGATCAAGACTTCCAACTCCACCAAGGAGTTGCTAAAGCAACCCGAATATCAGTCGCAGTACTCGGCCCTGATGCCGGGCGGGGCCCGCTGGATCGTGGATCGCGGCGTAAAGGTCGTCGGTATCGACTATCTGTCTATCGAGCCGATGGACTCGAAACGGTTTGATACCCACCGCGTGATCCTCGGTAACCGCTTGGCGATAGCCGAGGGCCTGGACCTGGCCAACATCATTCCGGGGCACTACAACCTCTTCTGTCTGCCGCTCAAGATCGCCCGCGGCGACGGCGCCCCGGCGCGGGTGATCCTGGTGGAAGACCTCTGA
- a CDS encoding tyrosine-type recombinase/integrase, translating into MVQERGAAPRLAADVADFLRHLSAERDLSANTVSAYAADAQQFVEHLLESGRRDWAIAKADVDRYCEMLAGRGYAMSTQSRKIASVRALYRFLQERGRVAENPTDDLTRSWQRQSPPSVLATEEIDRLIEAATASPGEFAGQRERAMFEVLYGTGVHASELVRLDVADVDLRAGQVCCGRGTRAQRDQPVGPRVGQALRSWMHGQRRRVAGEGQPALFVNRRGERLTRQGFWLIFKRVVKSAGLDRRVSPRTIRHTFATNLAARAASASDVREGLGHSSASASTMYRRLARKDPKSGDRLHGS; encoded by the coding sequence ATGGTGCAAGAGCGGGGCGCGGCGCCGAGGTTGGCGGCTGACGTAGCCGATTTCCTCCGCCACCTGTCCGCGGAACGCGACCTTTCGGCAAACACCGTCTCGGCCTATGCGGCCGACGCCCAGCAGTTCGTCGAGCACCTGCTTGAATCCGGCCGCCGCGACTGGGCAATAGCCAAGGCGGACGTCGACCGGTACTGCGAGATGCTTGCCGGGCGTGGTTACGCCATGTCCACACAGTCCCGCAAGATCGCCTCGGTTCGGGCTCTTTACCGCTTCCTGCAGGAGCGGGGGCGCGTGGCCGAAAACCCGACCGACGACCTGACCCGCTCCTGGCAGCGGCAATCCCCGCCTTCGGTGCTGGCCACGGAAGAGATCGACCGTCTGATCGAGGCTGCCACCGCCAGTCCGGGCGAATTCGCCGGACAGCGTGAGCGGGCCATGTTCGAAGTCCTCTACGGCACCGGAGTACACGCCAGCGAATTGGTGAGGCTCGACGTTGCCGACGTCGATCTGCGCGCGGGCCAGGTCTGCTGCGGCCGCGGCACGCGCGCCCAGCGCGACCAGCCGGTCGGACCGCGGGTCGGGCAGGCGTTGCGCTCGTGGATGCACGGCCAGCGTCGCCGGGTAGCCGGCGAGGGGCAGCCGGCACTATTCGTTAACCGTCGCGGCGAACGGCTCACGCGCCAGGGGTTCTGGTTGATATTCAAGCGTGTCGTCAAAAGCGCCGGACTGGACCGGCGGGTCTCGCCGCGAACCATTCGCCACACGTTCGCCACGAATCTGGCCGCCCGCGCCGCTTCGGCATCCGATGTCCGCGAAGGTCTCGGCCACAGTAGCGCATCGGCTTCGACGATGTACCGCCGGTTGGCGCGCAAGGACCCCAAGTCCGGAGACCGTCTGCACGGGTCCTGA
- a CDS encoding purine-nucleoside phosphorylase encodes MALRPRLDMPASAQAAAAGILQQLPTRPRLAIVLGSGLGAVSARWPALSSTPFRDLPGMPAATVEGHAGRVLGVEIAGECALILQGRVHFYESASFEPVAAWVRALCACGIEALLLSNAAGSLNPAYRAGDLMIVRDHICLPALTGPNPLAGPNQDPGPRFLTTADCYDSQLYVWAGEAAAEIETTVHSGIYCQVAGPTYETGAEARALGRMGADAVGMSTAAEALLARHCGVRVLALSTITNASGEVFAADEHQEVVAAATRAASSVGHILDSVARRLVKESADRFGDE; translated from the coding sequence ATGGCGCTCAGGCCTCGCCTTGACATGCCGGCGTCGGCCCAGGCCGCCGCCGCCGGGATCCTCCAACAGCTGCCGACCAGGCCGCGCCTGGCGATCGTCCTGGGTTCGGGTCTGGGCGCCGTATCCGCGCGCTGGCCGGCGTTGAGCTCGACTCCCTTCCGCGATTTGCCGGGGATGCCGGCGGCGACCGTGGAGGGCCACGCCGGGCGCGTGCTCGGCGTGGAAATCGCCGGCGAGTGCGCCCTAATCCTGCAGGGCCGGGTGCACTTCTACGAATCGGCCAGTTTCGAACCGGTAGCTGCCTGGGTGCGGGCGCTGTGCGCCTGCGGCATCGAGGCCCTGCTGCTCAGCAACGCCGCCGGATCGCTCAACCCGGCCTACCGGGCCGGTGACCTGATGATCGTGCGCGACCACATCTGCCTGCCGGCGCTGACCGGCCCCAACCCCCTGGCCGGCCCCAACCAGGACCCCGGGCCGCGATTCCTAACCACCGCCGACTGCTACGATTCGCAGCTGTACGTTTGGGCCGGCGAAGCCGCTGCGGAGATCGAGACGACGGTCCACTCGGGAATCTACTGCCAGGTAGCAGGGCCCACTTACGAAACCGGCGCCGAGGCCCGAGCACTCGGCCGGATGGGGGCCGATGCGGTGGGGATGAGCACCGCCGCCGAGGCGCTGTTGGCCAGGCACTGCGGAGTGCGCGTGCTGGCCCTTTCGACGATCACCAACGCCTCCGGGGAGGTGTTCGCCGCCGACGAACACCAGGAAGTTGTGGCGGCCGCCACCCGCGCCGCATCATCGGTCGGGCACATCCTGGACTCGGTTGCGCGCCGTCTGGTGAAGGAATCAGCCGACCGCTTCGGCGATGAGTAG